A region from the Nocardioides exalbidus genome encodes:
- the atpA gene encoding F0F1 ATP synthase subunit alpha has protein sequence MTELSIRPDEIRDALQRFVSDYKPDSATKEEVGTVAEAADGIARVSGLPSVMANELLEFEDGTLGLALNLDTREVGVVVLGDFDKIEEGQTVRRTGEILSVPVGENYLGRVVDPLGNPIDGLGDIASDERRALELQAPGVMVRKSVHEPLATGIKAIDALTPVGRGQRQLIIGDRATGKTTIAIDTIINQKQNWESGDPDKQVRCIYVAIGQKGSTIASVRGALEEAGALEYTTIVASPASDSAGFKYLAPYTGSAIGQHWMYAGKHVLIVFDDLTKQAEAYRAVSLLLRRPPGREAYPGDVFYLHSRLLERCAKLSDDMGKGSMTGLPIIETKANDVSAFIPTNVISITDGQIFLQSDLFAANQRPAIDVGVSVSRVGGSAMTKAMKAVTGSLKVDLAQFRAMEAFAMFASDLDAASRQQLDRGQRLMALLKQPQYSPYPVEEMTVSLWTGTSGRLDKVPTDDVLRFENEFLDYLRRSHEGILAGIRETQKFEDSTEDQLAAAYDSFLDQFETSDGQSIKAGKEEHVALEDEDVEQEQIVKQKRG, from the coding sequence ATGACGGAGCTGTCCATCCGTCCGGACGAGATCCGGGACGCGCTTCAGCGCTTCGTGTCGGACTACAAGCCCGACTCGGCCACGAAGGAAGAGGTCGGCACGGTTGCCGAGGCCGCCGACGGCATCGCCCGCGTGAGCGGACTGCCCTCGGTCATGGCCAACGAGCTGCTCGAGTTCGAGGACGGCACCCTCGGCCTCGCCCTCAACCTCGACACCCGCGAGGTCGGTGTCGTCGTCCTGGGTGACTTCGACAAGATCGAGGAGGGCCAGACCGTGCGACGCACGGGCGAGATCCTCTCGGTCCCCGTCGGCGAGAACTACCTCGGCCGTGTCGTCGACCCGCTCGGCAACCCGATCGACGGCCTCGGCGACATCGCCTCCGACGAGCGTCGCGCGCTGGAGCTCCAGGCTCCCGGCGTGATGGTGCGCAAGTCGGTGCACGAGCCCCTCGCCACCGGCATCAAGGCGATCGACGCCCTGACGCCCGTCGGCCGCGGCCAGCGCCAGCTCATCATCGGCGACCGCGCGACCGGCAAGACCACGATCGCGATCGACACGATCATCAACCAGAAGCAGAACTGGGAGTCCGGCGACCCGGACAAGCAGGTGCGCTGCATCTACGTCGCCATCGGCCAGAAGGGCTCGACCATCGCCTCCGTGCGTGGCGCCCTCGAGGAGGCCGGCGCGCTGGAGTACACCACCATCGTGGCCTCCCCGGCGTCCGACTCGGCCGGCTTCAAGTACCTCGCCCCCTACACCGGCTCGGCCATCGGCCAGCACTGGATGTACGCCGGCAAGCACGTCCTGATCGTGTTCGACGACCTGACCAAGCAGGCCGAGGCCTACCGCGCCGTGTCGCTGCTGCTGCGTCGCCCGCCGGGCCGCGAGGCGTACCCCGGTGACGTCTTCTACCTGCACAGCCGGCTGCTCGAGCGTTGCGCGAAGCTCTCCGACGACATGGGCAAAGGCTCGATGACCGGCCTGCCGATCATCGAGACCAAGGCCAACGACGTCTCGGCGTTCATCCCGACCAACGTCATCTCGATCACCGACGGCCAGATCTTCCTGCAGTCCGACCTGTTCGCGGCCAACCAGCGCCCGGCGATCGACGTGGGTGTCTCGGTCTCGCGCGTGGGTGGCTCGGCGATGACGAAGGCGATGAAGGCCGTCACCGGCTCGCTCAAGGTCGACCTGGCGCAGTTCCGCGCCATGGAGGCCTTCGCGATGTTCGCCTCCGACCTCGACGCCGCCTCGCGCCAGCAGCTCGACCGCGGCCAGCGCCTGATGGCCCTGCTCAAGCAGCCGCAGTACTCGCCGTACCCGGTCGAGGAGATGACCGTCTCCCTGTGGACCGGCACGTCGGGCCGTCTCGACAAGGTCCCGACCGACGACGTGCTGCGCTTCGAGAACGAGTTCCTCGACTACCTGCGCCGCAGCCACGAGGGCATCCTCGCCGGCATCCGCGAGACCCAGAAGTTCGAGGACTCCACCGAGGACCAGCTCGCGGCGGCCTACGACTCCTTCCTCGACCAGTTCGAGACCTCCGACGGCCAGAGCATCAAGGCCGGCAAGGAGGAGCACGTCGCTCTCGAGGACGAGGACGTCGAGCAGGAGCAGATCGTCAAGCAGAAGCGAGGCTGA
- a CDS encoding F0F1 ATP synthase subunit gamma: MALSVREYRARIKSTESMKKITRAMELIAASRIIKAQQRAQAAAPYARELTRAVSAVATFSNVDHALTLEPENPKRAALLIVTSDRGLAGAYSSSVLKEAERLIEKLKGEGKEVDLYISGRKGEAYFKFRQRPVVQAWTGHSDQPTYDVAAEIGARLIETFLAEEGDGGVDEVHVVYTRFRSMLSQEPTAVRLLPLEVVEGTEAPEEGDLLPLYEFEPSPSDVLDSLLPRYVQSRIFFALLQAAASELAARQKAMKAATDNADELIKKYKRIANQARQAGITQEISEIVGGVNALADAQAGSE, encoded by the coding sequence ATGGCTCTCTCGGTACGCGAGTACCGCGCGCGGATCAAGTCGACGGAGTCGATGAAGAAGATCACGCGTGCCATGGAGCTCATCGCCGCGTCCCGGATCATCAAGGCGCAGCAGCGGGCCCAGGCCGCAGCGCCGTACGCCCGTGAGCTCACCCGTGCGGTGTCGGCCGTGGCGACGTTCTCCAACGTCGACCACGCCCTCACCCTCGAGCCGGAGAACCCGAAGCGGGCGGCGCTCCTGATCGTCACCTCCGACCGCGGACTGGCGGGTGCCTACTCCTCGAGCGTGCTCAAGGAGGCCGAGCGCCTCATCGAGAAGCTCAAGGGCGAGGGCAAGGAGGTCGACCTCTACATCTCCGGACGCAAGGGCGAGGCCTACTTCAAGTTCCGCCAGCGCCCCGTGGTGCAGGCCTGGACGGGTCACTCCGACCAGCCGACCTACGACGTGGCGGCCGAGATCGGCGCCCGCCTCATCGAGACCTTCCTCGCCGAGGAGGGCGACGGCGGTGTCGACGAGGTCCACGTGGTCTACACGCGCTTCCGCTCGATGCTGAGCCAGGAGCCGACCGCCGTACGCCTGCTGCCGCTGGAGGTCGTCGAGGGCACCGAGGCGCCCGAGGAGGGCGACCTGCTGCCGCTCTACGAGTTCGAGCCGTCGCCGTCCGACGTCCTCGACTCCCTGCTGCCGCGCTACGTCCAGAGCCGGATCTTCTTCGCCCTGCTGCAGGCGGCAGCCTCCGAGCTCGCCGCCCGCCAGAAGGCGATGAAGGCCGCGACGGACAACGCGGACGAGCTCATCAAGAAGTACAAGCGCATCGCCAACCAGGCTCGCCAGGCTGGCATCACACAGGAAATCAGCGAGATCGTCGGTGGCGTCAACGCGCTCGCCGACGCACAAGCCGGGAGTGAATGA
- the atpD gene encoding F0F1 ATP synthase subunit beta translates to MTATINESAETTSAGGVGRIARVIGPVVDIEFPTDAMPPLYNALTCEFQLSGETHSIILEVAQHIGDGMVRAISMKPTDGLVRGGQVIDTGESITVPVGDATLGKVFNTTGDVLNLAEGETFEPAERWGIHRKAPAFDQLESKTQMFETGIKVIDLLTPYVQGGKIGLFGGAGVGKTVLIQEMIARVAKDHGGVSVFAGVGERTREGNDLIVEMEEAGVLGQTALVFGQMDEPPGTRLRVALSALTMAEYFRDVQKQDVLLFIDNIFRFTQAGSEVSTLLGRMPSAVGYQPNLADEMGQLQERITSTRGHSITSLQAIYVPADDYTDPAPATTFAHLDATTELSREIASLGIYPAVDPLTSTSRILDPQYIGDDHYRCAVRVKQILQRNKELQDIIAILGVDELSEEDRIIVSRARRIQRFLSQNTYVAKQFTGIEGSTVPVADTIEAFNKIADGEYDHVAEQAFFMCGGLDDVEQKWAEIQKSL, encoded by the coding sequence ATGACTGCCACCATCAACGAGTCCGCGGAGACCACCTCTGCAGGCGGAGTGGGCCGCATCGCCCGCGTCATCGGCCCGGTCGTGGACATCGAGTTCCCGACCGACGCCATGCCGCCCCTCTACAACGCGCTGACGTGCGAGTTCCAGCTGAGCGGCGAGACCCACTCGATCATCCTCGAGGTCGCCCAGCACATCGGTGACGGCATGGTCCGTGCCATCTCGATGAAGCCGACCGACGGCCTGGTCCGCGGCGGGCAGGTCATCGACACCGGTGAGTCCATCACCGTGCCGGTGGGCGACGCGACGCTCGGCAAGGTGTTCAACACCACCGGCGACGTGCTCAACCTCGCCGAGGGCGAGACCTTCGAGCCTGCCGAGCGCTGGGGCATCCACCGCAAGGCGCCCGCGTTCGACCAGCTGGAGTCGAAGACCCAGATGTTCGAGACCGGCATCAAGGTCATCGACCTCCTCACCCCCTACGTCCAGGGCGGCAAGATCGGCCTGTTCGGCGGTGCCGGCGTCGGCAAGACCGTGCTCATCCAGGAGATGATCGCGCGCGTCGCGAAGGACCACGGTGGTGTGTCGGTGTTCGCCGGTGTCGGCGAGCGCACCCGTGAGGGCAACGACCTCATCGTCGAGATGGAGGAGGCCGGCGTCCTCGGCCAGACCGCCCTCGTCTTCGGCCAGATGGACGAGCCGCCGGGCACGCGCCTGCGGGTCGCCCTGTCCGCCCTGACGATGGCGGAGTACTTCCGCGACGTGCAGAAGCAGGACGTGCTGCTCTTCATCGACAACATCTTCCGCTTCACCCAGGCCGGCTCCGAGGTCTCCACGCTGCTCGGCCGCATGCCGTCCGCCGTGGGCTACCAGCCCAACCTGGCGGACGAGATGGGCCAGTTGCAGGAGCGCATCACCTCGACGCGTGGTCACTCGATCACGTCGCTCCAGGCGATCTACGTGCCCGCCGACGACTACACCGACCCGGCCCCGGCCACGACGTTCGCCCACCTGGACGCCACGACCGAGCTGTCGCGCGAGATCGCCTCGCTCGGCATCTACCCGGCCGTGGACCCGCTGACGTCGACCTCGCGCATCCTCGACCCGCAGTACATCGGCGACGACCACTACCGCTGCGCGGTGCGGGTCAAGCAGATCCTGCAGCGCAACAAGGAGCTCCAGGACATCATCGCGATCCTCGGTGTCGACGAGCTCTCCGAGGAGGACCGCATCATCGTCTCGCGTGCGCGTCGCATCCAGCGCTTCCTGTCGCAGAACACCTACGTCGCCAAGCAGTTCACCGGCATCGAGGGTTCGACCGTCCCGGTGGCCGACACCATCGAGGCGTTCAACAAGATCGCCGACGGCGAGTACGACCACGTGGCCGAGCAGGCCTTCTTCATGTGCGGCGGTCTGGACGACGTCGAGCAGAAGTGGGCCGAGATCCAGAAGAGCCTCTGA
- a CDS encoding F0F1 ATP synthase subunit epsilon has translation MAESSGKVLQVELVAADRLVWSGQATMVIARTTEGDVGILPNHAPLLSSIIEGVVDVQTVDGETWIAAVDAGFLSVADNRVSILSERAEMSHEIDLEHARAELERCKQAGENDDEAQEKVRRAEARVRAAERAS, from the coding sequence ATGGCAGAGTCCTCCGGCAAGGTCCTCCAGGTCGAGCTGGTCGCTGCCGACCGGCTCGTCTGGTCGGGCCAGGCCACCATGGTCATCGCCCGCACCACCGAGGGCGACGTCGGCATCCTGCCGAACCACGCTCCGCTGCTCTCCTCGATCATCGAGGGTGTCGTGGACGTCCAGACCGTCGACGGCGAGACCTGGATCGCGGCGGTCGACGCCGGCTTCCTGTCCGTCGCGGACAACCGCGTCTCGATCCTCTCCGAGCGGGCCGAGATGTCGCACGAGATCGACCTGGAGCACGCGCGGGCCGAGCTCGAGCGCTGCAAGCAGGCGGGCGAGAACGACGACGAGGCGCAGGAGAAGGTCCGTCGCGCCGAGGCACGCGTGCGTGCCGCGGAGCGGGCCTCCTGA
- a CDS encoding DUF2550 domain-containing protein: MPVWEWLLDLVGLFLLLALLYGITLIVRRRLLARHGGTFELSYRVRPEHPGRGWLLGIGRYSGQSLEWFRIFSLSPRPKRVWARDLLEYSGRRAPAGPEEMSLYDGHVVASCHYSGEPLEIAMSEASLTGFQAWLESGPPGTDWNRR; the protein is encoded by the coding sequence ATGCCGGTCTGGGAGTGGCTGCTCGACCTGGTCGGGCTCTTCCTGCTGCTTGCCCTGCTCTACGGCATCACCCTCATCGTGCGGCGCCGCCTCCTCGCCCGCCACGGCGGCACCTTCGAGCTGAGCTACCGCGTCCGTCCCGAGCACCCCGGCCGTGGCTGGCTGCTCGGCATCGGGCGCTACTCCGGCCAGTCCCTGGAGTGGTTCCGGATCTTCTCGCTCTCGCCCCGCCCGAAGCGCGTGTGGGCACGCGACCTGCTGGAGTACTCCGGCCGGCGGGCACCCGCCGGACCCGAGGAGATGTCGCTCTACGACGGCCACGTCGTGGCGTCGTGCCACTACAGCGGCGAGCCGCTCGAGATCGCGATGAGCGAGGCGTCCCTCACCGGCTTCCAGGCCTGGCTCGAGTCCGGCCCGCCCGGCACCGACTGGAACCGCCGCTAG